The genomic stretch ATAGCTGTTACAGTAGAGATCTTATTATAATGCatgtcaacaattattttttttatcaggttattagatttttaaatatttggttaggaataaactaaacacagGCATTCAACCACCTTTTCGTGACATGTGCACTTTGAGATGCATAATATATTTACCCAATGAGCATAAATACTGACaatgttttttatatattaataatagtaataataattttcttgttttccacaGGTGGTCGAGTTATACTTGCCTGTCGTGACATGGTAAAAGCACAGAGTGCTtgtgaagaaattaaaagagagACTGGAAGCAATAATGTTGTGATAAAGAAGCTCGATCTTGCAAGCATGAAATCTATCAGAGAATTTGCTGACGACATCAATACTAGTGAGATCTTACGTTTCTGCACATACTTAATGCAAGATTCCTATTATTTAGCACAGTACCTGGAACCTTTGTGACTAGATGATCACATTGCTGTATTTAATGTTCTCTCTTATGCTCTAAGGTCAAGCAAGTGAGTTGTTTGCAAGGTGAAGGTGGTATCATACTCATACTATGAGCTTTCAGACAGCAGTGTGTATTAGTTGctcctacccctccccctcttCCCTTACGATGTCCAGGAACAGTACAGATTACAAAGATTGAGGAAACCATTTAAAAGGCAATAATAAGGAGCATTGTAAAagtaataaacttaaaaaatcaGATGCATTTTCATGGtgtctctcttttacacacttgcacacaatTTGAAATATGCTAGTTTGCtatttaattgtatttatataGTAAATAAAGTTTctagtgaaagaaaaagaaaatgatgtgaaAGAGTTTTGTGAACAGTTAATATAATGCAGAGCTATCCAGTAATTTACATCTGAAATTAATTTCCACAGATGAACAGCAGGTGAACATTCTCATCAACAATGCAGGTATCATGTTGTGTCCCAAGATGGTTACAGAGGATGGTTTTGAGATGCAGCTGGGTGTCAATCATCTTggtatttatgttattttgctttaagttcttaataataatgtatttagTGCTTATATTATCATGAATGTCAACTTTGTGggttttgctttttcttaacCTTACTGTGCTAGGGTTcttgtgtgttttaatttgttgtatCAACGCATATTAACTAGACTACTAGAGAATTACAGTTTTTTCAAGAAAGGTAATTTCTCTATCCATGATTATATTCTTTAAATATGTAGTCATACCTACTCTGCTGCTTGTGCTTATGTGTTACAACTTGGATGCAGTCAAACAACTCCTCattggacccttcctgttccagagatccgttttgatcttacagctttctaaaaaggggacactagtgactCCATCTACCTCAAACACTTTCATGAACTCATTTTTGACTATCCTACATTCTCCTCAgtttttacagatggctccaaaatcccaagtggtggcccagtcgttgcggcagcagttccgtcctTCCAACCACAACGGCTGTTTCAGTCCAACTGGCAGAcgaatgttctattttcacaacAGAACTCCATGCCATCTtacttgccttgcagcatgctcaccgctcttcggagcacaactttttgataaTTTCAGACTCCCTTTCTGCACTCCAAGCTCtcatttcaaatgattctgaCCACCCCTTATGGTTCAGATTCAtacaattcatgcagcacttattcaacgaaataaggacattgtttttatttgggctcctggccattctggtattccaggcaatgttcgagcagaccaggctgccaaggctgcatgtcagtcccctggtaaaatacagtCTCTCATCTCATCTGACTGCAAACCTTTATTCTCAACCTACATTCTGAccttatggcaacgccactggaACACTTTaagtcaaaacaaattatacaccactcttccctgtctttccgaccGCCTACCTTTGTGCCACACTACAAGGAGGTAGTTCTTACGAGACtaaagataggacacacctatgccacgcaaggatacctcttgcgaggtgaaccaccaccagCCTGCCCCTGGTGTAagggaaattttaatgtgttacactttttgattatctgtccaGAGCTCCAGACTATCCGTCGACAGTTTTTTGCGGAAAATTCTTTGtcttatttaggtccgtcccattggcagcagtctttacctTTTCAAAAAGGATAGGACTCtatcatcaaatttaagtttttttacattctgataGTTCTCTCTTGATTTCTGGTGTGCTGGTGGCcattttgggcttcaccacccctttttacacttcattttttcttttacaccttgTTCACTTAATatattggtttgtttttaaagatacatGACTTGAGAAGATTTACCCCGaaacctttaaatttaaaattacttttattgccgtgatatagccctagttgctggcacagcataaaacaccaacaaacaaacaaacaaacaaacaaacaaacaaacaaacagctttcGTGTAAGGGATAGTTTGAAGAGTATTTTTCAGTCCTGCTTACAAAGTCTTTTTACTACTTTTGGTTGGAATATGGGCGAGATTAGAATTGTGTACTGTAGCTGGTGTTTATTTCTACAGGCCATTTCCTGCTCACCATGCTGCTGCTGGAGAAGATCAAGGCATCAGCTCCCAGTCGCATTGTTAATTTGTCCAGTCTGGCGCACCAACATGGTGTTATCAACTTTGATGATCTGAACAGCGAGAGATCATATAGCCCATTATACGCTTATGTGCAGAGCAAGCTTGCCAATGTGCTGTTTACTCATGAACTTGCAAAAAGACTGGAAAGTGAGTTTGTTTCTTAAAGCACATTAACATGCAACAGAATGTTTCTGGACATTTAGTGTAATACCTAACATGGAGCTTGGgaacttgtttgtgtgtgatttatAATTTAGTAATGTTTATAGTTATGTATATACAATGTTTACAGTTTCCtaaattcttttcttaaaatgaaaaacttctTTGGCACTGTGTGCAGTTTTGttgtacatttaaataaatcaagGTGCTCTTTATTGTATCATCTTCATTGCTTATTATTTATCTGCCTGTTCAGTGAAACCTATAAAGTATACTGCTTTACTCTCAGTATTTATTGATCAAAGACATATAAGGACTGTGTAAATTGCTTGTCCTGTATGTGCATGGTGTTGTAATAATGTGCCTACATACCCCACTTTATCTCTGCATTTTTTTGCTTGGAAGACATTTTGGGATGATTGTTAGTAAACTAGACCTTGatgaatttcattttctgtcaacAGATACAGGAGTCACAGTATACGCCGTGCACCCTGGTGTGGTGGACACTGAACTTACTcgacatttatttatctttaagtGGGAGATAGGCCGCATTCTAATGAAACCCATCTGTTGGCTCTGGCTTAAGTCACCCAAACAGGGAGCACAAACTACACTGTACTGTGCACTGGCATCAGAGTTAGAAGGGGTGTCAGGAAAATACTACAGGTAAAGCAGCTGGAAGTGGCCGCGTAGACTTTATTTTCTATGTGGGACTTTAAGGGACACACGGAATACAGTCATCAGCAATAATGATTATCTTCTGTGATTGCTTTCTCAGTAATTGCAGtgtattattgtggatgttgaAAAATTGCATGCTGCGTTATTTATtgactaaataataaattgCTAATAGCCTAGTTGTTACAGTGTAGTTTGGGATATTTAACAAATTAACTGTGGGGATTTTACTGAGTTATCTTGATTGCTTTTGTGTGAGTGAGCAGAGACCAAAGGTCATTTTGGTGGTAGGCGATAGCTGAACTCAGTGTGTTAATAATTCCTTTTGTGACGTGGAAGTGtaaaaatgtgcaaataatttaagcatttaaacataCTACATAGCTCAGTTACAGACCTTCTCAACATTGACTGCACCATTGATTGCAGTGACTGCAAGGAGAAGTCACCTTCCAAAGCAGCTCAAGATGATGAAGCAGCCAAGAAGTTGTGGGCTGTCAGTGAAAAGTGGACTCTGCTTTCACAGTCCTGAACATCCTAAGACTGGAACTTGCCTCCTAGAACACCTTGCCTGCTATGGTGCTCTTTTGTAATGTTACACGTAACGTTTTCTCCTTTAAAATGACACAGGGTTAGCTTAATTGGCTATTATTATAGATTTATACAGGAACTAACTCTTCAGATGATCAGTACATATGTAGCGTGGTAAACAGAGATGCTGTTTTAAAATGCAAGATTGTTATCTATTGTGCGTGATTTCTCCAAAAAAGTTGCAGTTAAGCACAAACAGTCggtcacaataattttatttctgtagacACGTGACGTCTGCAGAAAGTTGTTAATAAAGAACAATCAACTGATGCATGCTGGTAACAAGATACCAATGAACAGTCGCCGATCATTTCCACCAAAAACCACATTGCCCTGGCTATATTGACCTCCTGCCTGAGTGAAATTGACTCCGCCATGAGCATTATTCTTACCTAATACAACATCGTCCCAAACTGAAAGTCGAATTGATCAGGCATAGGCTGAaaggagtaacaaggagtaACACCTGTTTTCTGTTAACAGAATGTCTGTATATACATTTAATTAtaacctccaaactaaagaataatgacaacaaagcctttaaaaaaaatacttaagaGAAAATTGCATTATGTGCCTTTGTGTGGTATGTTCAGTGAACATAATATTGCTTAGTGACCATTTTTATTTAGTGAGATGGAACGTGCATGGCTCTGTTGACAATATTTGACATTATTATCTGTTCCTGTTGTTGATCAACTTCTCTTTTGAGTCTGAATGGAATTGGCTTTCGGTATTGGGACGATATGGTAACTATGACTGCAGCGATGTTTGGGTCAAATGACAGGTATAGAGCAAGCAGTctatttcaaaatttcaaaatttctgcaaAAATCATAACATAGGGTAAGGTGTAAATGTCCATAATTTTTTACAACATGCAACTTTTGCAAAAAACAGTCATAATAGAGATGCCATTTATATAGGAAAATACGTCTATATATAATTTTTGGGTTGTAGCAAAGACGGGGTCGTAATCTTGAAGGTCTTAataaggttttactgtattaatAATTCAAGAATTTTCGATAGCTCAGCATCACATTTGAATGGGAGCATGCTCTCCAAATGTTACAGTTCAGTCCATCATGGTCAACATGAAAATGAAGCTAGTAGATGTGTTAACTTCTCAAAAAATGGGAACAAAAATCAACCTATGAAAAACATCACATTATCAGTAACCCTACATTATCAGTATTCCTTCTGAAGGTTAATGCCAtgatttttatctgtttatgttttaataatCAGATATGCTTTAGATTTACTTAATAAGTGCCTTATACATTGCAATTCTTTGTCATATCAATGATCATCTTAAAATTCTTTCAGCAGAATTTGTGTACAGTTGCTGTAGAAAATTTTATGTTGATGATCGTCTGTAGATAGTTGAATACTGCCatcaaatcttttaaatgtgcactaaaaatacatttgttccATGatcattactccttacaccaaatTTCTGATCCTTTCACTTTTTTGCCTATTGATGAGTTGTCAATAGTTATGATTATAGTCTATCAATTAGTCGACTTGCTCATCTCGTCATCAGATTATTGATACTCCCCATCTTTACTGTTTATTTCCTGATACCTCTTTGTCTTATATTTCTGCATGGTTCTTTCTCCTTCCGTATGCTgtagcggcccggtggcgcaacggttagcgcctgtcaccaatacagtaaaggtttGCTGCCCAGAGTTcgtttctcatctcgggcacgctgttctttctctgcatgtggcatctgtttacagtgctggctgcttgccgtaatatagccttagctgctgacacggcgtaaaacaccaatgccccccccctCCTTCCGTATGCTGTCTCCTTGTGTTGAGCACTGAGAGCATGGGCCTAAATAAGTGTGACCATGTATTGTATATATGTCACATGTTTATCACCATTATATTGCATGTACATGATTGTATGCTTTAGgttgtcagggcttctgctaaggctaaattctttggggtcccagggaccccttcttcagacttttaaggggtccctgttctttgcccaaatttgaaggggaccccattgacgaaaattgaaggggtcctccgaatttttaatgcgtactgtacgcaattttttgcgtaagcagaagccctgggttgtataataataatgggaagttataatgtgcagcatcacgaccaagatagatcacattctgtgcagaccaataatgaaaataataaaaaataacagcCAATGGAGAGTGAGGTATGTATAGGCACACTGAGCAACATAAAGATAAGGTAacaagagtagaacataaagcaatggatgaagatACTATTAACAGTGTAAGATGAAGAAGTTACATAACGGTTAGCATGACAGTATTCCCAgagagttaagaatagtaattcagggatagtactttgtgaacagatatgttttcagagggcgtttgaatgtagcctaggagtccgagtggcgaatgtgatgtggaagcgagttccactgcttagcagcacagagggaggacatCCGTTGTCCTATGTGACTGTCTAtatgggagggagggatagagtGCGGGATGTACTCCAGGAAAGCATATGACCATCCACCCTTATTGTGTCCTTTCACTTTTGTAAGAGTTGAGCTAGATAGTTTTAGACCCTCTCAATAAAAAATCCCATAATCCTTGGCATATGCATCATGATGTTGGTGTTAAAGCTGCTAGATCACTGATGTGAATACTTTTTGAGGTTTGGTGCCTTTACAAAATTTCATTCAACTGCTATGACATAATGTACACTTGTTGGTTGGCGACTGAAATGCAGTGACATGAAGTATATTACTTTTGGCAACATGGTGCTATTGGAAAGTTACTGACCTTCGTATCCTTTTAGTAACTGTGTGTGGATATTTGTGTGGAAGGGAAAAGGGGATAATTTGTTGTGACCGAGTagtaggaataataataaatacaaaatttgtaaagcacgtacatgctcttagcgcttgagaACTAGAATGAAACatgacagcatacgagggacaggaaaacgaATAACATGAACTATATAAGAATCAACAACAGttctaacaaagaataaaatcaaatacagaaaatacaaagcgtaacaaaaaaaaaaaaaaaaaaaacaaaaaccaggaACAAGAattgagagtaacatgatattacaaaaggaagtgtgaaaaaggactagcattatgggaaaggttgttcggagtaatgtttacaaatgacCTACTTTGCAATGAAATGCACCAACATGATAAAATTagtgaagtttctttatttgacCAGTAGGCATTTTAACATTTCCTGATATAtacaatcatttttaaaaaggtgagctaaaaattttatattttttgtcacGGATCAGGCTTAAAATTGTGTAACAGTATGAAGCACATCTGCATTTATATAGATATAGCACATACAATCATTTCACTTTTAATAGTAGAATCACTACAACATGAAAccagttaaaatttaaaattccttATGACAACCATTTTAGTCATGAAGTAACTTGAATGTTTTATTGTGATGAAAACcgaaacactaaaaaaaaaaaattttcaaaatcttaACCCCCCTCTtctccaaattttttttaaaaaaacaaactcaaccTTCACAAAAGTTATTGCATGACCCTTCCACTACAGATCAAGAAGCTGCAAAGTATTTCATTAGTTTCGACTGTGACCAAGatctcaaaataaattttacaccGTAATCCCTGTAATACAACCAGCTAGAGCTTTGTGTCACTCCAGCTGTAGAAAGAACATAATAGCATCAAAACTAAACATAACCATAGTGATAAATATCACCTGTTTGGCTGTGACATCACCCACCTCCATTTCCAGTCTGGAAAGTCTGCTACGTCGATGACAATTTGAGATAATTTGACACTGGCCAGTTAACAATAAACGAGCAAAGACAACAAGGCTGACTGTGAAAAGTGGAAATATCAAATCACCATGAGCAAGCCACAATCACGACAGCCTGGGGTCAAAATAGTGGCACTGTTGTGGTATCTTACAGGTTTCTCCAGAGTTGATACTCCAGGAAGGAACTTCCCTCCTGaccctctctgtctctgcccTGGTTTGAAGATATCAATCACCTTGCTCTTCACAGCACCACTAGCAACAAAAGTTAACAATCTCCCGGCCTCATCTTCCACAAAACAGCTCAGCACAGTCACCCAGAGCAGGAGAGCATCACAAGGTCTTTGATAACACAGTAGAAAGAGCTGGCAGATGCCAGTCCTGCATATTATAAAGTACACTTGTACAAAGGGAATGCTAGGAGTTGTGACAAGCACTAATAAACAGAACAATCTAGATATTTTTGACTAGAATGCCCACTCGGAAgcagaaaaaaccccaaacactTCAAGGCAAAAACAGCATATTCACTGTTCAATCAATCCGTATAACTTGTTCCTTTAATGAGGATAGGGAGAGAATGAATGCTAAATATTCTTTCGTAACACTTATGATGCAGCTATCAGAACAGAGTACAAGCAAGACAGGAAGATGTACTAATGACTAAGGTTTAATCTGATGTAGACTTGCCATTCAATCACGACTAGTACCTTGGTCACAATATGAGTGATcagcaaaacaacaattatGAGGAAAACACCTGTAAAGTgtagttttgtttgcatgttttgaaggggaggggTGGCCCTTGTAAGGATTAATCCAGATATGCCCTTGTCAGCACGTCAGATTTCTCTATTCCCAAATGGACAGCAGCTTTATTTGAAAAactaagggttagggttaggcacAACACTACAAGCTAACTAAATAAGCAGGCCTATGTAATCAAGTAGTTCTATCATCTAATCCACCTACACATTCTCCTCCAAGAAAGTTTTCTCTCCTCTTCAAAATTGTCTGGCAACCTCTGAAATCCACAAATCTTAGTATGACTTTGGTTTACACATTATCAGATCACCATTTGAAAGCACCTACTCTTTACCTGCAGATTGTTGGAGGCTATGCACACCTTTCTCTGTGAATAAACTTTGCAACACATTGAGCCTCATTCAGCACAGCTTACTTGGCCACAATGACTGCCATCATCCACAAAGTACACAAAATTCCAGAAAAATACCAGTTTTAAAAGTAGCAATTTCCTTCGACAAAATATAACtttagattttttgtttttgaagggaAGCCAcaaagttcacatttttaagTGGCAAAGAGTGCTGTAGTTACTGAAGGAATAAAACCACACTGAAAACTCCACCAGTAAAAATCTGTAAGACTTAGTTCTTAACAGaccagagaaagagaaagtaaaattgCTTTCCTAGTTGGCCAAGTTTACATGTTGCACCAAGAGTTTATGATACTTAGCAATGGTGACAATCCTCTGTACAATTTGAACAGTGATTCGGGATAGATGTCAAGATGTTCAATTGTGTCACCCCAAAAGAGGACTGGAAGAAAAAGCCAGGAACACCACTGCTGCCAAAAGACGAAGGCATGACCACATTCTTGTTCAAGGGTGAAAGACACTGCTTTAGACAGGATCACAGCATCACAAAAAGACAATCACAGATCAAGTTCAAGGGCACTGACTTCAACAAGTTTAGCTTTTTCCCCTAACAATGCTGCTGACTGCATTTCAATGGACAACAAAATTTCTTGTAATTCTGAAACAAATCTGTGCAATTAACACCATCTGcacacaacaaaattttttccACCGAATAAAGTTATAAACAAAAcccagaccaaaaaaaaaaaaaaaatttacagaaaatgcacAGAATATCTTTGAAAACAGTACAACATCGATCTAAATTTTATCATCAATAACAGAGTACAACTTGTGACTGTACTTAATAATGTACAATGATCTGCACTGTTGTCAGTTTTAACTTGTTCTAATATTCTGCAGCCAgctgaaatgaaatgttttgctaTTATAGGGTTCCAAGTTGTGAAAAGTCAGTGCTCAGTGTAGCTTTAGTTTGTTAGTACTCTGACTGAGATCACAGAAAATAATTCAGTGGCTTCATTTGcacaatgtaaagaaaacaatgattcTAGAAAAAATAGGTATGAAAAGGTTATGCAAAACAGGAAAGCTTGTAGAGTTAAGTATTTCTAAGCAATATTCTTGTCAGGTAATAAATATAGCTGTACAAGTATTAGTACGATTTAGGCAGACTTTCATAAATAGAATTATACAATTTCATATTGGCAGTAAATTATAGCAGCTTTAGTATGTGTCATGATCTACAAATTCTcttctgaaaagaaaacatttcaacgGCCCAGTCACTGGTCATCTGCAGTAAATTCTGACAGATTTAAAACTGATGGAACACAAACACTGCCACAGGCAATCTGGTAGATCTTTTTTCTAGACAGCTTAACTTGCACAGCACTAATCCACAAGGGAGTCCTCTGGACATAAATCTCATGATCCATCATTGAAGCCTAAGTAGATGGCAATAGcaatgagagagaatgaaaataagGGGAATTAGAATCCTAATTTGGAGTTGCAAGAGTTGTCACTTTCACACATTTCATTTAAGCCACAATTTAGCTCATTTAAATACTTATGGCAACAGGGCGATTTTGAGGTGACGAAGAAAGATATCTGAGAAAACCTTTCTAAATGAGATTTGCATGTTGTTCCAGTTTACCAATATGCCAAATTACTAGTCTACCATAATTTATCTCAGAAACTGAGTTCTGGGGGAGAAAGACATCTTTCTAAAGCATGTAATCTGTGGTATTACAAAGCAAAGATGAGCATCAAAAGGTAAGAATATCACAGCTTTAGCTATTTTTAATCTCTGTGTCTACTAAAGTTTACTTGTGGTCTTGAAACAGaatattcaaacaaaagaagaaaagaggcgCAAAGCCAGA from Pomacea canaliculata isolate SZHN2017 linkage group LG8, ASM307304v1, whole genome shotgun sequence encodes the following:
- the LOC112570058 gene encoding retinol dehydrogenase 13-like, coding for MDMTSFACPLSIVCAAIGGYLLLRHYISGGWFFGKERIPGKTVIITGANTGIGKETALELARRGGRVILACRDMVKAQSACEEIKRETGSNNVVIKKLDLASMKSIREFADDINTNEQQVNILINNAGIMLCPKMVTEDGFEMQLGVNHLGHFLLTMLLLEKIKASAPSRIVNLSSLAHQHGVINFDDLNSERSYSPLYAYVQSKLANVLFTHELAKRLENTGVTVYAVHPGVVDTELTRHLFIFKWEIGRILMKPICWLWLKSPKQGAQTTLYCALASELEGVSGKYYSDCKEKSPSKAAQDDEAAKKLWAVSEKWTLLSQS